From Aliarcobacter butzleri, the proteins below share one genomic window:
- a CDS encoding aspartate aminotransferase family protein: MENLEQMDKEYVLHTYARNYVNFKKGINATLFDDNNKDYIDFTSGIGVVSVGHGNKQVAQKIFEQASNLTHTSNLYAIEPQAKLAKKIRELSGYDVRTFFSNSGAEANEGAIKIARTYGETQFENKKYKIITLENSFHGRTITTVKATGQSSFHQNKFAPYPEGFSFNAIDDVYNAIDNETVAVMIELVQGEGGVFPFPKDKIQELAKFLKDNNILLIVDEVQTGIFRTGEFLASNLYEIEPDIITLAKGLGGGVPIGAVLTTHKDIWGAGDHGSTFGGNYLVTSTGLEVLNILEELKDSGRLDETIIHFTKKLDELYEKNKDIFITHVGLGLMRGLRVKDGDTLALLIKTAFDCGVMVLKSGNNTLRFLPPLTISKAEIDEGFKRLQTALDKIKK, from the coding sequence ATGGAAAATTTAGAACAGATGGACAAAGAGTATGTACTTCATACTTATGCTAGAAATTATGTAAATTTCAAAAAAGGTATAAATGCAACTTTGTTTGATGATAATAACAAAGATTATATAGATTTTACTTCAGGAATTGGAGTAGTTAGTGTTGGTCATGGAAATAAGCAAGTTGCACAAAAAATTTTTGAACAAGCTTCAAATCTAACTCACACTTCAAATTTATATGCAATAGAACCTCAAGCAAAACTAGCAAAAAAAATAAGAGAATTAAGTGGTTATGATGTAAGAACATTTTTTTCAAATAGTGGTGCTGAAGCAAATGAAGGTGCAATTAAAATAGCTAGAACTTATGGCGAAACACAATTTGAAAATAAAAAATATAAAATCATAACTTTAGAAAATTCTTTTCATGGAAGAACAATAACAACAGTTAAAGCAACAGGACAAAGTTCATTTCACCAAAATAAATTTGCTCCTTATCCAGAAGGTTTTTCATTTAATGCTATTGATGATGTTTACAATGCAATTGATAATGAAACAGTTGCTGTTATGATAGAACTTGTACAAGGTGAAGGTGGAGTTTTTCCATTTCCAAAAGATAAGATTCAAGAATTAGCAAAATTTCTAAAAGATAATAATATTTTACTAATAGTTGATGAAGTTCAAACAGGAATTTTTAGAACAGGTGAGTTCTTAGCTTCTAACCTTTATGAAATTGAGCCAGATATTATAACTTTAGCAAAAGGTTTAGGTGGTGGTGTTCCAATAGGTGCAGTTTTAACAACTCATAAAGATATTTGGGGTGCTGGTGACCATGGAAGTACTTTTGGAGGAAACTATCTTGTTACATCAACAGGACTTGAAGTTTTAAATATTTTAGAAGAGTTAAAAGATAGTGGAAGATTAGATGAAACTATTATTCACTTCACAAAAAAATTAGATGAACTTTATGAAAAAAATAAAGATATTTTTATAACTCATGTTGGTTTAGGACTTATGAGAGGATTAAGAGTAAAAGATGGTGATACTTTAGCTCTTTTAATCAAAACTGCATTTGATTGTGGCGTTATGGTGCTTAAGTCTGGAAATAATACTCTAAGATTTTTACCACCTTTAACTATATCAAAAGCAGAAATTGATGAAGGATTTAAAAGACTTCAAACTGCACTTGATAAAATCAAAAAATAA